In a genomic window of Glycine max cultivar Williams 82 chromosome 13, Glycine_max_v4.0, whole genome shotgun sequence:
- the LOC100805462 gene encoding probable carboxylesterase 15 → MVQEKKLVDEVSGWLRLYEDGSVDRTWTGSPEVKFLVEPVPPHEEFIDGVATRDIMAGDNFRVRLYLPENISNEEKLPIFLHFHGGGFCISEPDWFMYYQFYTRFARVARVIVVSPFLRRAPENRLPAAIDDGFFALLWLDSVARRNAEEPWLKKHGNFGRVFLIGDSSGGNIVHEVAVRAGEAKLDLLHLAGGIPIHPGFMRSKRSRSELEKPQSPFLTLDMVDKFMSLALPLGSNKDHPIACPMGGGAPPLSGLKLPPILLCLAEMDLIFDTEMEYNEAMKKANKDVELFVNKGATHSFYLNKIAVDMDPNTGAQTEALIARIKEFIEQH, encoded by the coding sequence ATGGTCCAAGAGAAGAAGCTCGTGGACGAAGTGTCGGGTTGGCTGAGACTCTACGAAGACGGTTCAGTAGACCGGACTTGGACCGGTTCGCCAGAAGTTAAATTCTTGGTTGAACCGGTTCCTCCCCATGAAGAATTTATCGATGGAGTTGCCACTCGCGATATCATGGCTGGTGACAATTTCCGTGTCCGGCTTTACCTGCCGGAAAATATCTCCAATGAGGAGAAGCTACCCATTTTCCTCCACTTCCATGGTGGGGGATTTTGCATAAGCGAACCGGACTGGTTCATGTACTACCAATTTTACACTCGATTCGCTCGGGTGGCTCGAGTAATCGTTGTCTCTCCCTTCCTTCGTCGTGCCCCGGAAAACCGTCTCCCTGCAGCGATTGATGACGGCTTCTTTGCACTCCTCTGGCTAGATTCCGTAGCCAGAAGAAATGCAGAGGAGCCGTGGCTCAAAAAACATGGCAATTTTGGCCGTGTTTTTCTTATAGGAGATAGCTCAGGTGGAAATATTGTGCATGAAGTTGCTGTCCGTGCCGGGGAGGCTAAGTTGGACCTGCTCCATCTCGCCGGAGGAATCCCGATACATCCGGGGTTCATGCGGTCGAAACGGAGTAGGTCAGAGTTGGAGAAACCACAATCTCCATTCTTGACGTTGGACATGGTGGACAAGTTCATGAGCTTGGCATTGCCATTGGGTTCTAACAAGGACCACCCCATTGCATGCCCCATGGGAGGCGGCGCTCCGCCGCTTAGCGGGCTGAAACTGCCGCCGATTCTGCTGTGCCTGGCGGAGATGGACTTGATCTTTGACACAGAGATGGAGTACAACGAAGCCATGAAGAAGGCCAACAAAGATGTGGAGTTGTTTGTTAACAAAGGAGCGACTCATAGTTTCTATCTCAACAAAATTGCGGTGGATATGGACCCAAATACTGGTGCTCAAACGGAGGCTCTTATTGCAAGGATCAAAGAGTTCATTGAGCAGCActaa